In Oryzias melastigma strain HK-1 linkage group LG18, ASM292280v2, whole genome shotgun sequence, one DNA window encodes the following:
- the LOC112156252 gene encoding carbohydrate sulfotransferase 12: MGSNKGFMIVIFLMGVMVFITLTTHGWDFYQQTMALRSTKRQRLRKDLLRKYCKGGNQSLDDLKDTNLTNFIVDDKHGIVYCYIPKVACTNWKRTLIALNYSEPYPDPMVFEHNWVHQFERFQYLNDFPKAERKAKLQHYTKFLFVRDPFVRLISAYRDKIQQYDQYFYEGYVRVILEFYKNQTNLTYSHKVAKKKGLQPSFYNFIQYLLDPQAEKKEPFEPHWRQMFRLCHPCLVEYDFVGHQETLQEDAQELLKMLKLEDEIQFPPSYENMTSHNSVKDWFQSVPLEDRRKLYKMYEKDFQLFGYRRPTELLDE; this comes from the exons ATGGGATCAAATAAAGGATTTATGATTGTCATTTTCCTGATGGGAGTCATGGTTTTTATCACTTTGACAACTCACGGATGGGATTTTTACCAGCAAACTATGG CACTGAGATCTACAAAACGGCAACGTTTAAGGAAGGATCTTCTTAGAAAATACTGTAAAGGTGGGAACCAAAGTTTGGACGACTTAAAGGACACAAACTTGACAAATTTTATCGTGGATGACAAACACGGAATCGTCTACTGCTACATTCCAAAG GTGGCCTGTACCAACTGGAAGAGAACCTTGATCGCTTTAAACTACAGTGAACCATATCCTGACCCCATGGTGTTTGAGCATAACTGGGTTCACCAATTTGAAAGATTCCAGTACCTCAATGATTTTCCAAAGGCAGAGAGAAAG GCAAAACTACAGCACTACACCAAGTTCCTGTTTGTCCGTGATCCATTTGTCCGCCTCATCTCCGCCTATAGGGACAAAATTCAGCAATATGACCAGTATTTTTATGAAGGATACGTGAGAGTTATCTTggaattttacaaaaatcaaactaatCTGACTTACAGTCATAAGGTGGCCAAGAAAAAGGGTCTCCAACCCTCTTTTTATAACTTCATTCAGTACCTACTGGATCCacaagcagagaaaaaagagCCCTTTGAGCCCCACTGGAGGCAGATGTTTCGCCTGTGCCACCCCTGCCTCGTTGA ATATGACTTTGTCGGCCATCAAGAGACTCTTCAAGAAGATGctcaggagctgctgaagatgttaaagCTGGAAGATGAAATCCAGTTTCCTCCTTCCTATGAAAATATGACTTCTCATAACTCTGTTAAGGACTGGTTTCAAAGTGTACCACTGGAAGACAGGAGGAAGCTGTACAAAATGTATGAAAAGGACTTTCAACTTTTTGGCTACAGAAGACCAACCGAACTGCTGGATGAATGA